The proteins below are encoded in one region of Candidatus Profftella armatura (Diaphorina cf. continua):
- the mnmA gene encoding tRNA 2-thiouridine(34) synthase MnmA, with amino-acid sequence MFKKKVVVGMSGGVDSSVSSWLLKQQGYKVIGLFMKNWEDNDSINCTSRQDWIDAVSAADIIGIDIEIVNFSSEYKKRVFSNFLYEYKAGRTPNPDIFCNSEIKFKVFLDYAMRYLNADLIATGHYAQIKKNNNGKFQLLKAFDLSKDQSYFLYRLNQNQLAHTLFPLGKIKKSHVRKIAINLKLSNAMKKDSFGICFIGEKFFRNWLSKYINYKPGPIKTIDGKIIGKHIGLCFYTIGQRKGIGLGGIKSYQNNSGKSKPWYVVHKDIISNTLYVLQDRNHPYLFSSILLAEKITWIHKEPPNNFLLNAKIRYNHKDTDCFLYKNFKKNSFILKFNTPQWAITPGQSVVLYNNNICIGGGIIKKSY; translated from the coding sequence ATGTTTAAAAAAAAAGTTGTTGTAGGTATGTCTGGTGGAGTTGATTCTTCTGTTTCTTCTTGGTTATTAAAACAACAAGGATACAAAGTTATTGGTTTATTTATGAAAAATTGGGAAGATAACGACTCAATAAATTGTACTTCACGTCAAGATTGGATTGATGCAGTTAGTGCTGCCGATATAATTGGAATAGATATTGAAATAGTGAATTTTTCATCAGAATATAAAAAACGTGTTTTTTCTAATTTTTTATATGAATATAAAGCTGGGCGCACCCCAAACCCAGATATATTTTGCAATTCAGAAATAAAATTTAAAGTTTTTTTAGATTACGCAATGCGTTATTTAAATGCTGATTTAATTGCAACCGGACATTACGCTCAAATAAAAAAAAATAATAATGGTAAATTTCAATTATTAAAGGCATTTGATCTTAGTAAAGATCAAAGTTATTTTTTGTATCGTTTAAATCAAAACCAATTAGCACATACTTTGTTTCCCTTAGGAAAAATTAAAAAAAGTCATGTAAGAAAAATTGCTATAAATTTAAAATTATCTAACGCAATGAAAAAAGATTCCTTTGGAATTTGTTTTATTGGTGAAAAATTTTTTAGAAATTGGTTAAGTAAATATATAAATTATAAACCCGGACCAATTAAAACAATAGATGGAAAAATTATTGGAAAACATATTGGATTATGTTTTTATACTATAGGACAACGAAAAGGAATTGGATTAGGGGGGATAAAATCTTATCAAAATAATTCTGGAAAAAGTAAACCCTGGTATGTTGTGCATAAAGATATTATTAGCAATACTTTATACGTACTACAAGATCGCAATCATCCTTATTTATTTAGCTCTATTTTATTAGCAGAAAAAATTACTTGGATACATAAGGAACCTCCAAATAATTTTTTATTAAATGCTAAAATTCGATATAATCATAAAGATACTGATTGTTTTTTATATAAAAATTTTAAAAAAAACAGTTTTATTTTAAAATTTAATACACCTCAATGGGCAATTACTCCTGGTCAATCTGTTGTATTATATAATAATAATATTTGTATTGGAGGAGGAATTATAAAAAAATCTTATTAA
- the htpG gene encoding molecular chaperone HtpG, with protein MKNFEQESIIKKKQTLGFQAEVKQLLQLMIHSLYSNKEIFLRELISNASDALDKFRFELVNNKVISIDNTDLEIIITFDKDKRTINISDNGIGMNRNDIITNLGTIAKSGTQEFFSKLSGDQKKDAFLIGQFGVGFYSAFIVSKKIIVKSRHVNSPITEGVLWESEGSGNFTIETITKKNRGTDITLYLRSKEEEYLSSWKLKSIIRKYSDHISFPIKMYKETWDEEKKETIISDNEFEVINQANALWARRKSEITDEQYIEFYKHISHDFEKPLIYTHNHVEGRNEYIQLLYIPSRAPYDLWDRNKRNGIKLYVKRVFIMDDAEQLLPTYLRFVKGVIDSNNLPLNVSREILQESRDIKVIRESSAKRILNILEDLSTSSDKEKIIKYANFWKEFGQVIKEGIGEDSNNKERISKLLRFASTNNDSDIQNVSFMEYIKRMKEGQSKIYYITGENYKSVKNSPHLEIFQKKSIEVLLLTDRVDEWMLSFIPKFENKELVSITKGNLDLGNLENESDKKQQKETEVKFQNLIEEMKKILSEKAKDVRVTYRLTDSPACLVVDENEPSGNMIRMLKVAGQETPNSKPILEINPNHALIQRIQLNHDKIHNWSHILFDQALLAENGILNDPMDFVRRLNEMLLTK; from the coding sequence ATGAAAAATTTTGAACAAGAATCAATTATAAAAAAAAAACAAACCTTAGGATTTCAAGCAGAAGTAAAGCAATTACTTCAATTAATGATTCATTCTTTATATTCTAATAAAGAAATTTTTTTACGAGAATTAATTTCTAATGCGTCAGATGCGTTAGACAAGTTTCGTTTTGAGTTAGTTAATAATAAGGTTATATCAATTGATAATACTGATTTAGAAATTATTATTACTTTTGATAAAGACAAGAGAACTATTAATATTTCTGATAATGGAATTGGGATGAATCGTAATGATATAATTACGAATTTAGGAACTATTGCAAAATCAGGAACACAAGAGTTTTTTTCAAAATTATCTGGTGATCAAAAAAAAGATGCTTTTTTAATTGGGCAGTTCGGAGTAGGGTTTTATTCAGCTTTTATTGTTTCTAAAAAAATTATAGTTAAAAGTCGTCATGTTAATAGCCCTATTACAGAGGGAGTGCTCTGGGAATCTGAAGGTTCTGGAAATTTTACTATAGAAACTATAACAAAAAAAAATAGAGGGACTGATATTACTCTTTATTTACGTTCAAAAGAAGAAGAATATTTATCTTCATGGAAATTAAAATCAATTATTAGAAAATATTCAGATCATATTTCATTTCCAATAAAAATGTATAAAGAAACTTGGGATGAAGAAAAAAAGGAAACTATCATTAGTGATAATGAATTTGAGGTTATTAATCAAGCTAATGCTTTATGGGCTAGAAGAAAATCTGAAATTACAGATGAACAATACATAGAATTTTATAAACATATATCACATGATTTTGAGAAGCCTTTAATTTATACTCATAATCATGTTGAAGGTCGTAATGAATATATACAGTTATTATATATTCCAAGTCGAGCTCCATATGATTTATGGGATAGAAATAAGCGTAATGGCATTAAATTATATGTTAAACGTGTATTTATTATGGATGATGCTGAACAATTATTACCAACTTATTTGCGTTTTGTAAAAGGTGTAATAGATTCTAATAATTTACCATTAAATGTTTCACGAGAAATTTTGCAGGAATCACGTGATATTAAAGTTATTCGAGAAAGTTCTGCTAAACGTATATTAAATATTTTAGAAGACTTATCAACTAGCAGTGATAAAGAAAAAATAATAAAATATGCTAATTTTTGGAAAGAATTTGGTCAAGTAATTAAAGAAGGTATTGGAGAAGATAGTAATAATAAAGAACGAATATCTAAACTTTTGCGATTTGCATCAACAAATAATGATAGTGATATTCAAAATGTTTCTTTTATGGAGTATATAAAACGGATGAAAGAAGGGCAAAGTAAAATATATTATATTACAGGAGAAAATTATAAATCCGTAAAAAATAGTCCACATTTAGAAATATTTCAGAAAAAATCTATTGAAGTATTATTGTTAACAGATCGTGTTGATGAATGGATGTTATCATTTATACCAAAATTTGAAAATAAAGAATTAGTATCAATTACAAAAGGTAATCTTGATCTTGGAAATTTAGAAAATGAATCAGATAAAAAGCAACAAAAGGAAACTGAAGTTAAATTTCAAAATCTTATTGAAGAAATGAAGAAAATATTATCTGAAAAAGCTAAAGATGTGCGTGTTACATATCGTTTAACTGATTCTCCGGCGTGTTTAGTTGTAGATGAAAATGAACCTTCTGGAAATATGATTCGTATGTTAAAAGTCGCTGGTCAAGAGACCCCTAATTCAAAACCAATTTTAGAAATTAATCCTAATCATGCTTTAATACAACGTATTCAATTAAATCATGATAAAATTCATAATTGGTCGCATATTTTATTTGATCAAGCTTTATTAGCAGAAAATGGTATTTTAAATGATCCAATGGATTTTGTAAGAAGACTTAATGAAATGTTATTAACAAAATAA
- the rpsT gene encoding 30S ribosomal protein S20 codes for MANTLQSKKRVRQSIKKNIHNSSQRSSYRTAIKSVRKSIASGNKEITLIFYKKAISKIDIIANKKIIHKNKAARQKRKLYKVIKELNFIS; via the coding sequence ATGGCAAATACCTTACAATCAAAAAAACGTGTACGTCAATCAATAAAAAAAAATATTCATAATTCTAGTCAACGCTCTTCTTATCGAACTGCTATAAAAAGTGTACGAAAATCTATCGCAAGCGGAAATAAAGAAATTACATTAATTTTTTATAAAAAAGCGATATCAAAAATTGATATTATTGCTAATAAAAAAATAATTCATAAAAATAAAGCAGCTCGCCAAAAAAGAAAATTATATAAAGTTATTAAAGAATTAAATTTTATTTCTTAA